A single region of the Tigriopus californicus strain San Diego chromosome 8, Tcal_SD_v2.1, whole genome shotgun sequence genome encodes:
- the LOC131884917 gene encoding ER membrane protein complex subunit 1-like, producing the protein MASKAGRFRVMASLTTCAGALFEDQVFKFDWSRSLVGVPLAGQFWDTPRGQSNFILRTKNRVLASLDSDSGKILWRHVLDDDADELLDLRTTPKLVQAVSWHRESAFLTFRAWHPTTAALKQETTAPLPPGTRVDLAFIHEDEVNALTLADSGSVTVQVLNWRHGSPVRTVTLTSGSGQPLRCIRTPDVLVCLSVSSAMLYYTPLPISPKAAFTAVALDKIGLPVGARPLALQTVPGSSGLAQIAYQRQDREESWLLKFDQGKLKGGLSLITGCEHTSDILRLEQACANAECSTFKPSVKVTKLRDFTQNVHEMSFQFSQDVGRLVQAWGACEEDERGSAIFQLVLLTSDGSLTSLTPLGNQMWTREEALASIDKVELVATGLDSGSMEDEGPFQNEATDLVQQFAKRIRHHLALIQSTISHFLELNDWRNVFSGNQDKQLDDFGIRKVILAVCDEGKIFGLDNKNGEVLWNVVYPNVVGEKSYLFIQRTAMHFGTEPMASLIFRNRYSQKFQLLTLDPLSGAILSWEDLKHPVDQAVLLHQHDDKFIRPVLVISKNQVDVVPSSAKASVIKYAEKTFIATKDPQTNDIQGQKLLVNPNGFLVLRPIWSLANPGTEVRKFVGKSTEEDVHSQGRVMADRSVLFKYVNPNLALIISEGTDAAGKLFINVYLVDMVTGRLIFSANHKRVTGPYHVVHSENWAVYTYYNEKSRRAELTSLELFEGNEQTNATVFSSVSDVISPLVERQAFILGPSHISALRDTRTEKGITTKHILMATKTGLVYDIPRQFLDPRRPNMNTPPEMREPGIPPYIPELQLPQEMIINYNQTVGVPRGIITAPTGLESTSVVFVYGLDLYCTRVAPSKGFDLLKDDFDYYVIASVLLALIMASFITKRLSQRKALKQAWK; encoded by the exons ATTTTATGGCGTCACGTGCTGGACGATGATGCGGACGAGTTGCTGGATCTGCGTACCACGCCCAAATTGGTGCAAGCGGTGTCGTGGCATCGGGAGTCGGCCTTCTTGACCTTCCGCGCTTGGCATCCCACCACGGCCGCCTTGAAGCAGGAAACCACGGCCCCTCTACCTCCGGGCACCCGCGTCGATCTAGCGTTCATCCACGAAGATGAAGTGAATGCCCTCACCTTGGCAGACTCGGGTTCGGTCACGGTCCAAGTGTTGAATTGGCGACACGGCTCGCCCGTACGAACCGTCACGCTCACATCCGGGTCGGGTCAGCCCCTCAGATGTATTCGCACGCCCGATGTTCTGGTGTGCCTATCGGTCAGCTCAGCCATGCTCTATTACACGCCATTGCCCATCAGCCCCAAGGCCGCTTTCACCGCTGTGGCCTTGGACAAAATCGGCCTGCCCGTGGGAGCGCGTCCTTTGGCCCTCCAAACCGTGCCCGGGTCCTCGGGCCTGGCTCAGATTGCGTACCAACGACAAGACCGCGAAGAAAGTTGGttgctcaaatttgaccaagggAAACTGAAGGGCG GTTTGAGCTTAATCACGGGTTGCGAGCACACCTCAGATATCTTGCGGTTAGAGCAAGCTTGCGCTAATGCCGAGTGTTCCACGTTCAAACCCAGCGTGAAGGTCACAAAGTTGCGGGATTTCACGCAAAATGTCCACGAGATGAGCTTCCAATTCTCGCAGGATGTGGGTCGTCTCGTTCAGGCTTGGGGAGCGTGCGAAGAGGACGAGCGTGGGTCGGCCATATTCCAATTGGTTCTCTTGACCTCGGATGGATCGCTGACCTCGCTCACGCCCTTGGGAAATCAGATGTGGACCCGAGAAGAGGCCTTAGCCTCCATCGACAAAGTGGAATTGGTTGCCACGGGTTTGGATAGTGGGTCCATGGAAGACGAAGGGCCCTTCCAAAATGAGGCTACCGATCTCGTGCAACAGTTTGCCAAGCGAATCCGACACCATTTGGCACTGATTCAATCCACTATAAGCCATTTTTTGGAGCTGAACGACTGGAGAAATGTCTTCTCGGGCAATCAAGATAAGCAACTGGATGATTTTGGGATCCGAAAAGTCATTTTGGCCGTGTGTGACGAGGGCAAGATATTTGGGCTGGACAACAAGAATGGCGAGGTGTTGTGGAATGTGGTCTACCCGAATGTGGTCGGGGAAAAATCATACCTTTTCATTCAGCGCACCGCCATGCATTTCGGAACCGAGCCCATGGCCTCTCTCATTTTCAGGAACAGATACTCGCAGAAATTCCAATTGCTCACTCTCGATCCTCTGAGTGGAGCGATTCTATCTTGGGAGGACCTGAAGCACCCCGTGGACCAAGCCGTACTTCTGCATCAGCATGATGACAAGTTCATTCGACCCGTGTTGGTGATATCCAAGAACCAAGTGGATGTAGTTCCGTCCAGTGCCAAGGCCAGTGTGATCAAATACGCGGAGAAGACTTTTATCGCCACCAAAGATCCCCAAACCAACGATATTCAAGGACAGAAGCTTCTCGTCAATCCCAACGGCTTCCTCGTGCTTCGTCCCATTTGGTCCCTGGCCAATCCGGGAACTGAAGTGCGCAAATTTGTCGGCAAATCCACCGAAGAAGACGTCCACTCCCAAGGACGGGTCATGGCCGATCGATCCGTGCTCTTCAAGTACGTCAATCCAAATCTGGCCCTTATCATCAGCGAGGGCACAGATGCGGCCGGCAAACTCTTCATCAATGTGTATCTGGTTGATATGGTTACAGGTCGTCTGATCTTTTCTGCCAACCATAAACGCGTCACAGGACCGTACCATGTAGTCCACTCCGAGAACTGGGCCGTGTACACCTACTACAATGAGAAATCGCGTCGAGCTGAGCTCACGAGTTTAGAGTTATTTGAAGGCAACGAGCAAACAAATGCCACCGTGTTCTCGTCCGTCTCGGATGTGATCTCCCCGTTGGTGGAACGGCAGGCCTTCATTCTGGGCCCTTCGCATATTAGTGCCTTACGGGACACTCGCACCGAAAAGGGCATCACGACCAAGCACATTCTAATGGCCACTAAAACCGGTCTGGTGTATGATATCCCGCGACAGTTCTTGGACCCGCGGCGGCCCAACATGAATACTCCCCCCGAGATGAGAGAACCCGGGATCCCGCCCTACATTCCAGAGCTGCAGCTTCCTCAAGAGATGATTATTAACTACAACCAGACTGTTGGGGTCCCGCGGGGAATCATTACTGCGCCCACGGGGCTTGAGTCCACGTCCGTCGTGTTTGTGTACGGTCTTGATTTGTACTGTACGCGAGTAGCTCCTTCCAAGGGCTTTGATTTGCTCAAGGACGATTTTGATTACTACGTTATTGCTAGTGTACTCTTGGCGCTGATTATGGCGTCATTCATTACCAAGCGCCTTTCTCAGAGAAAGGCACTCAAGCAAGCTTGGAAGTAA